A DNA window from Castanea sativa cultivar Marrone di Chiusa Pesio chromosome 7, ASM4071231v1 contains the following coding sequences:
- the LOC142643822 gene encoding uncharacterized protein LOC142643822 — MENPLLPCQSNPNTRAGQSVSVCEPKLNPIEAEAEWEVGEELLKSWGKVDVVDGEFDIAFCTTSESDEAMVFTIKIPDPEACPPLSYFIQSPRPPPPILNHIKGVKKKKITTNNNSSFSFTPKKISPVSKVAEDGPPGPYPSRYYAVLDDHLYSVGGLDPDFSASTIADVYENYTLSHDNPLNIVGYIPTTDVWMLNLKCPDKGWERGPPMKYRRQNPQTIVVDGKLYVFGGGLRWLQPKDTFSGWMEVYDPKLRTWETLPNPPTYSKIDMDVIFAQYSNFEGKNQIIINGPPVLGGDSNAKGHYIAYDVISRSWNHVFNEAHLSWAEEVQCKRAQVVSTTLYWTTLLTEYTDMIFIYGYNVYSRGWTRRKVNIRSILIEGEDFLPTGPGFLHLAEILVGFLFTISGLHDYWQNTEQWSVPFYISNWGVLVF, encoded by the exons atggagaatcctcttttgccTTGTCAATCAAATCCCAATACTAGGGCGGGTCAGTCTGTTTCGGTTTGTGAACCGAAACTAAATCCTATAGAAGCGGAGGCTGAGTGGGAGGTGGGGGAGGAGCTGCTGAAAAGTTGGGGGAAGGTAGATGTTGTTGATGGTGAGTTTGACATCGCTTTCTGTACAACAAGCGAGTCGGATGAAGCCATGGTTTTTACGATCAAGATCCCAGACCCCGAAGCCTGTCCACCTCTTTCATACTTCATTCAAAGTCCACGTCCACCTCCTCCTATACTGAACCATATTAAGggagtgaaaaaaaagaaaatcaccaccaacaacaacagcagCTTCAGCTTCACCCCAAAGAAGATCAGCCCGGTTTCCAAAGTCGCCGAAGACGGGCCGCCGGGGCCTTACCCCTCTCGCTACTACGCTGTGTTAGACGACCATCTATATTCTGTTGGTGGCCTTGACCCTGATTTCTCAGCTTCAACTATTGCAGATGTCTACGAAAATTACACTCTCTCACATGACAACCCTCTCAATATAGTCGGTTATATCCCCACTACCGACGTATGGATGCTCAACCTTAAATGTCCTGACAAGGGTTGGGAACGTGGTCCACCCATGAAATATCGTAGACAAAATCCTCAGACCATTGTTGTTGATGGTAAGCTATATGTTTTTGGCGGCGGTTTGCGTTGGTTGCAACCCAAAGATACCTTCTCTGGCTGGATGGAGGTTTATGACCCCAAACTGCGTACCTGGGAAACCTTGCCAAACCCCCCAACTTATAGCAAGATCGACATGGATGTCATTTTCGCACAGTACTCGAATTTTGAAGGCAAGAATCAGATCATAATAAATGGGCCGCCAGTACTTGGAGGAGATTCTAATGCGAAGGGTCATTACATTGCTTATGATGTGATATCTCGCTCTTGGAATCATGTGTTTAATGAGGCTCACCTTTCATGGGCAGAAGAAGTTCAGTGTAAAAGAGCTCAAGTTGTTTCTACTACTCTTTATTGGACTACCCTCCTAACTGAGTACACTGATATGATATTTATCTACGGATATAATGTATATTCGAGAGGGTGGACTCGGAGAAAGGTCAATATTAGATCCATTTTAATTGAGGGTGAAGATTTCCTTCCAACCGGTCCTGGTTTTCTCCACTTAGCTG AAATACTTGTTGGATTCCTGTTTACAATTTCTGGACTGCATGATTAT TGGCAAAACACAGAGCAATGGTCCGTCCCGTTTTACATATCGAATTGGGGAGTTCTGGTTTTCTAA